The proteins below are encoded in one region of Populus alba chromosome 2, ASM523922v2, whole genome shotgun sequence:
- the LOC118046815 gene encoding pectinesterase: protein MYLTRGRTKHLLFLLPISILFVTLLSFKRPAKFSSKTIEIPRLHIHKHIQIAHSACKGTLYPELCVSTLVSLPDLASKSLPEFISATLNKTMDEVRASSANCNAIRNKMKLGPLEKAALKDCIELFDDTIAELKSAISDLAPRKSTSKHYHDLQTLLSGAMTNQYTCLDGFARSKGKVRKAIKKGLYNISHHVSNSLAMLKKIPGVNTSKSEVFPEYGNVKHGFPSWLSSTDRNLLQASANSTKFDLIVAKDGTGNFTTISEAVRAAPNSSDTRFVIYIKAGAYFENVEVERKKKMLVFIGDGIGKTVVKANRSVIDGWTTFRSATVAVVGEGFIAKGITFENSAGPSKHQAVALRSGSDLSAFYQCSFVGYQDTLYVHSLRQFYRECDIYGTIDFIFGNAAVVFQTSNLYARKPNSNQRNIFTAQGREDPNQNTGISILNCKVAAAADLIPVKSSFQTFLGRPWKEYSRTVFLRSYIDDLVDPAGWLEWNASFALSTLYYGEYMNRGPGSNTSARVTWPGYRIITNSTEASQFTVGAFIQGNTWLNSTDIPYFLNLN, encoded by the exons ATGTATCTCACCAGAGGAAGAACTAAACACTTGCTCTTTCTCTTGCCCATTTCAATCCTTTTCGTAACTCTACTCTCCTTTAAAAGACCTGCTAAATTTAGCTCAAAAACCATAGAAATCCCACGATTACACATCCACAAACACATCCAAATTGCCCACTCAGCGTGTAAAGGCACACTATACCCTGAACTTTGCGTCTCAACTCTTGTATCTCTCCCAGATCTCGCCTCTAAGTCCCTTCCAGAATTTATCTCTGCAACCTTAAACAAAACAATGGACGAGGTTAGAGCCTCCTCCGCAAACTGCAATGCCATCAGAAACAAAATGAAGCTAGGACCACTTGAGAAGGCAGCTCTCAAAGACTGTATCGAGCTCTTCGATGACACCATTGCCGAGCTCAAATCAGCCATCTCTGACCTCGCCCCAAGAAAATCAACCTCAAAGCATTACCACGACTTACAAACTTTATTAAGTGGTGCCATGACGAACCAGTACACGTGCCTTGATGGGTTTGCTCGTAGTAAAGGAAAAGTTAGGAAAGCAATCAAGAAAGGCCTGTATAACATATCTCACCATGTAAGTAACTCCTTAGCCATGCTCAAGAAAATCCCTGGCGTTAACACATCTAAGTCCGAGGTTTTCCCTGAGTATGGCAACGTAAAACATGGGTTTCCATCTTGGCTGTCATCCACAGATCGAAACCTCTTGCAGGCTTCCGCCAATTCAaccaaatttgatttaatagtAGCTAAAGACGGTACAGGAAACTTCACTACCATTAGCGAAGCGGTGAGAGCAGCTCCAAACTCAAGCGATACAAG GTTTGTGATATATATAAAGGCCGGGGCATATTTTGAGAACGTGGAGgtggagagaaagaagaagatgctaGTGTTCATTGGGGATGGCATTGGAAAGACTGTGGTCAAAGCAAACAGGAGTGTTATCGATGGATGGACTACTTTCCGGTCAGCCACTGTCG CGGTGGTAGGAGAAGGATTCATTGCCAAGGGCATAACCTTTGAAAACTCAGCAGGGCCTAGCAAACACCAAGCAGTGGCCTTAAGAAGTGGCTCGGACCTCTCTGCATTTTATCAATGCAGCTTTGTTGGTTACCAAGACACCTTATATGTCCATTCTCTTCGACAATTTTATCGCGAGTGCGACATATATGGCACGATTGACTTCATTTTTGGTAATGCAGCTGTGGTATTTCAAACCAGCAACTTGTATGCTCGCAAACCaaattcaaaccaaagaaacatATTCACTGCCCAGGGTAGAGAAGACCCTAACCAAAACACTGGAATATCAATCCTCAACTGCaaggttgctgctgctgctgatctAATTCCAGTTAAATCATCGTTCCAAACGTTTTTAGGACGGCCATGGAAAGAATACTCAAGGACAGTTTTTCTTCGATCATATATTGACGATCTGGTCGATCCTGCTGGATGGCTGGAATGGAATGCATCGTTTGCTTTGAGTACCCTTTACTATGGGGAGTACATGAACAGAGGTCCAGGTTCAAATACAAGTGCAAGGGTGACATGGCCTGGTTACAGGATCATCACAAATTCAACTGAGGCCAGTCAGTTTACAGTTGGGGCATTTATACAAGGAAATACCTGGTTGAATTCTACAGATATTCCGTACTTTCTCAATTTGAATTAA